From ANME-2 cluster archaeon, one genomic window encodes:
- a CDS encoding type II toxin-antitoxin system ParD family antitoxin, translated as MERITIRLPEKQLEMIDVMVNMGEFPSTSEAIRAAIRDLIDQRSDKLLRNMQLLERVGTAKVV; from the coding sequence ATGGAGAGAATAACAATAAGGCTCCCCGAGAAGCAATTAGAAATGATCGACGTCATGGTAAACATGGGTGAATTTCCGTCCACAAGTGAAGCAATCAGGGCGGCTATACGGGACCTGATAGATCAACGAAGTGATAAACTACTCCGTAACATGCAATTACTGGAACGGGTAGGTACGGCTAAGGTCGTATAA
- the ftsZ gene encoding cell division protein FtsZ, which yields MQTIVQEALKHTEKEKLLRESRQIEEMCEDFGEPQIVIVGCGGAGNNTVNRLYNMGVSGAETIAINTDKQHLDMIQADKKILVGKSLTRGLGAGGYPETGRKAAELARGTLEEVLKGADLVFITAGMGGGTGTGAAPVVAEIAKQQDAIVVGMVSSPFRVERARAIKAEEGLETFRKAADTVLVLDNNRLLDYVPNLPIEQAFSVMDQLIAETVKGISETITQASLINLDYADVKTIMSCGGVAVMLVGEAKSQDRGDNVVRAALNHPLLDVDYRGATGCLVHITGGPDLTLSEAEAVAESLTYELDDRANVIWGARVNKEYEGRIRVMAIMTGVQSAQILGPQSYGINEGQKEGMAVGAAISGSNNGGSIIDII from the coding sequence ATGCAAACTATTGTACAAGAAGCATTGAAACATACAGAAAAAGAAAAACTCCTCAGGGAGTCCAGACAGATAGAAGAAATGTGTGAAGACTTCGGCGAACCGCAGATCGTAATCGTGGGCTGCGGCGGAGCAGGCAATAACACAGTTAACCGACTCTATAATATGGGAGTCAGCGGCGCAGAGACTATTGCCATCAATACAGACAAGCAACACCTGGACATGATCCAGGCAGATAAAAAGATCCTTGTAGGCAAATCCCTTACCAGAGGGCTTGGTGCAGGCGGCTATCCAGAAACTGGTCGCAAAGCAGCCGAACTTGCAAGAGGGACACTGGAAGAAGTTCTGAAGGGCGCAGACCTGGTCTTTATTACAGCAGGCATGGGTGGCGGAACAGGCACAGGTGCTGCACCTGTTGTGGCTGAGATCGCCAAACAACAGGATGCCATTGTAGTCGGTATGGTATCAAGCCCCTTCAGGGTTGAAAGGGCAAGAGCCATCAAAGCCGAAGAAGGTCTTGAGACCTTCAGGAAAGCTGCAGATACGGTGCTGGTGCTGGATAATAACAGGCTGCTGGACTATGTACCCAACCTGCCGATCGAACAGGCATTTTCTGTCATGGACCAGTTGATAGCTGAGACCGTAAAAGGTATCAGTGAGACCATTACCCAGGCTTCACTGATCAACCTGGACTATGCTGATGTCAAGACCATCATGAGCTGCGGCGGTGTAGCAGTGATGCTTGTCGGCGAGGCAAAGAGCCAGGACAGAGGCGACAATGTAGTGCGTGCAGCACTGAACCATCCGCTGCTGGATGTTGATTACAGAGGTGCCACCGGATGCCTGGTACATATCACTGGCGGTCCAGACCTTACACTGTCTGAGGCAGAAGCAGTCGCAGAGTCACTTACTTATGAACTGGATGACAGGGCAAATGTCATATGGGGTGCAAGGGTCAATAAGGAATATGAAGGCAGGATACGTGTCATGGCTATCATGACCGGTGTCCAGTCCGCACAGATCCTGGGTCCCCAGTCCTATGGCATAAATGAAGGCCAGAAAGAAGGAATGGCAGTTGGTGCCGCAATTAGCGGTAGCAACAACGGCGGCTCGATCATAGATATAATATGA
- a CDS encoding CBS domain-containing protein: MTDKTIQDINAKIANGSVHVVTAEEMPDIVAELGPVGAAKEIDIVTTGTFGAMCSSGAFLNLGHSDPPIKMQKVWLNDVEAYAGLAAIDAYIGATQLSKSRGIEYGGAHVIEDLVAGKSIDIHATAYGTDCYPRKVLDTTVTIDDLNQATMFNPRNGYQRYNVATNCSDRTLYTYMGTLLPDCGNVTYSGAGVLSPMYNDPTYQTIGVGSRIFLCGAQGYVTGQGTQHDPANNFATMMVQGDLKQMDKKYVRGASFHGYGTSQYVGIGIPIPILNADIAKATAVTDADITVDVLDYGVARRDRPVLRQVTYEELKSGMIDINGREITTSPMSSFHDARAIAGELKDWIQKGTFYPTLPVERLPNTGVEFKPMKQIGEQPTVADVMAKRVITIQQGLTVENAAKVIMEGNFNHLPVVSDEDRLVGIITAWDIAKAVAKNKRDKLDDIMTRAVVTADATEPIDIVARRLEQHNISALPVVDKHSRVSGIITSDDITKLVARR; this comes from the coding sequence GTGACTGATAAAACAATACAGGACATCAATGCTAAGATCGCGAACGGCAGCGTCCATGTAGTTACGGCAGAAGAGATGCCGGACATCGTGGCAGAACTGGGGCCGGTTGGCGCTGCAAAGGAAATAGATATAGTTACTACAGGTACTTTCGGGGCCATGTGCTCATCCGGTGCCTTTCTCAATTTAGGGCATTCAGACCCACCCATCAAGATGCAAAAGGTGTGGCTCAATGACGTAGAGGCCTATGCCGGTCTGGCCGCCATCGATGCCTATATAGGCGCAACCCAGCTTAGTAAGAGCAGGGGTATAGAGTACGGAGGAGCACATGTAATAGAGGACCTTGTGGCAGGTAAGTCCATAGATATCCATGCCACAGCCTACGGCACCGACTGCTATCCCCGCAAGGTGCTGGATACTACTGTGACAATCGATGACTTAAACCAGGCAACAATGTTCAATCCCAGAAACGGTTACCAGCGGTATAATGTAGCTACCAACTGCTCGGACCGTACACTGTATACTTATATGGGTACACTCCTGCCCGACTGTGGCAATGTCACATATTCGGGTGCTGGGGTACTCTCACCAATGTACAATGACCCCACCTACCAGACCATAGGCGTGGGGAGCCGCATTTTCCTTTGCGGAGCCCAGGGATATGTGACCGGGCAAGGTACCCAGCACGACCCGGCCAATAATTTTGCGACAATGATGGTACAAGGCGACCTGAAGCAGATGGATAAGAAATACGTAAGGGGTGCCAGCTTCCACGGATATGGCACATCCCAATACGTGGGTATCGGCATCCCAATACCTATTTTAAACGCAGATATTGCAAAGGCCACTGCAGTGACCGATGCTGATATCACCGTTGACGTGCTGGACTACGGCGTGGCGCGCAGGGACAGACCTGTACTGCGCCAGGTTACCTATGAAGAACTGAAGTCAGGCATGATCGACATTAACGGCAGGGAGATTACAACGTCACCTATGTCCAGTTTCCATGATGCCAGGGCCATTGCAGGGGAATTGAAGGACTGGATACAAAAGGGGACGTTCTATCCTACGCTTCCGGTGGAGCGTTTGCCCAATACTGGAGTGGAGTTCAAGCCAATGAAACAGATAGGTGAACAGCCCACTGTAGCTGATGTGATGGCAAAGCGTGTGATCACTATTCAGCAGGGGCTAACTGTGGAAAATGCTGCAAAGGTGATCATGGAAGGGAACTTCAACCACCTGCCTGTGGTATCGGATGAGGACAGGCTGGTAGGAATTATCACGGCATGGGATATTGCCAAGGCTGTGGCAAAGAACAAGCGGGACAAACTGGATGATATCATGACCAGGGCTGTGGTCACTGCTGATGCCACTGAACCCATCGACATAGTGGCACGAAGGCTGGAGCAGCATAATATTAGTGCTCTGCCTGTGGTGGATAAGCACAGCAGGGTAAGTGGTATTATCACAAGTGATGATATCACTAAACTGGTGGCCAGGAGGTAG
- a CDS encoding acetolactate synthase large subunit yields the protein MGKKTRMTGARALIESLYAEKVEVMFGYPGGVLLPIYDELYDANIDHILVRHEQAAAHAADGYARATGKVGVCLATSGPGATNLVTGIANAYMDSVPIVAITGQVPRPLIGNDAFQEANITGITLPITKHNYLVTDVNDLPWIIKEAFHIAFTGRQGPVLVDIPKDVTTDEIDFEYPGKVYLKGYKPVKTGHKLQIKRGAEAIIKARRPVIYIGGGIISSNASKELLELAEIINAPVTTTLMAKGAFPDTHPLCVGMPGMHGTKYANFAIQESDLLIAIGVRFDDRVTGKVDSFAPNASIIHIDIDPAEISKNVRVDIPIVGNARSILKMLVEFINELKKSKSGTTQWIKKVEKWKQQYPLKYLMGETLKPQYIVEQINELYPDSIIVTEVGQNQMWAAQYFKYSQPRTFISSGGLGTMGFGFPAAMGAKKGCPEKVVFDIAGDGSFQMNSQELATVVKNDIPVIVAILNNGFLGMVRQWQDLFFDKRYSFTSIDNSVDFVKLAEAYGALGLRVTKPEDVGPALKEAVDSGRPTIIDFVVDREENVSPMVPAGAAINEILDLEA from the coding sequence ATGGGTAAAAAAACCAGGATGACGGGCGCAAGAGCCCTTATAGAATCCCTGTACGCTGAGAAAGTCGAAGTTATGTTCGGGTATCCGGGCGGCGTACTACTACCTATCTATGATGAATTGTATGATGCAAACATAGACCACATTCTGGTCAGGCATGAGCAGGCTGCAGCACATGCAGCAGATGGATATGCCCGTGCCACAGGCAAAGTTGGGGTCTGCCTTGCAACTTCCGGCCCTGGAGCCACTAATCTGGTTACAGGCATAGCCAATGCATACATGGATTCTGTTCCTATAGTTGCCATCACTGGTCAGGTACCAAGGCCGCTTATCGGGAACGATGCTTTCCAGGAAGCGAATATTACAGGCATCACTCTTCCCATCACAAAGCACAATTACCTTGTAACGGATGTAAACGACCTGCCCTGGATAATCAAGGAAGCGTTCCACATCGCATTTACCGGAAGACAGGGGCCGGTCCTTGTCGATATTCCAAAGGATGTGACCACTGACGAGATAGATTTTGAATATCCTGGTAAAGTGTACCTGAAAGGATACAAGCCAGTGAAAACCGGGCACAAACTGCAGATAAAAAGAGGCGCTGAAGCCATTATAAAAGCCAGGCGTCCTGTTATTTATATTGGCGGTGGAATAATCTCATCAAATGCCAGCAAGGAATTACTTGAACTGGCAGAGATCATCAATGCACCTGTGACCACCACACTCATGGCCAAAGGTGCTTTTCCTGATACCCACCCATTATGTGTAGGTATGCCGGGGATGCACGGTACCAAATATGCCAACTTTGCGATCCAGGAATCTGACCTGCTGATAGCTATAGGTGTCAGGTTTGATGACAGGGTTACTGGCAAGGTAGATTCATTTGCTCCCAATGCCAGTATAATTCATATAGATATAGACCCGGCTGAGATAAGTAAGAATGTACGTGTGGATATACCAATCGTGGGCAATGCAAGATCCATACTAAAGATGCTTGTGGAATTTATTAATGAATTAAAGAAAAGCAAATCCGGAACCACACAATGGATCAAGAAGGTAGAGAAGTGGAAACAGCAATACCCACTGAAGTATCTTATGGGTGAGACGTTGAAACCTCAGTATATTGTTGAGCAGATAAATGAATTATATCCAGATAGCATCATAGTAACAGAGGTTGGCCAGAACCAGATGTGGGCTGCCCAATACTTTAAATATTCCCAGCCGAGGACTTTCATATCATCGGGTGGGCTCGGAACAATGGGATTCGGTTTTCCGGCTGCCATGGGTGCCAAAAAGGGTTGTCCTGAAAAAGTGGTCTTTGACATCGCAGGGGACGGTTCCTTCCAGATGAACAGTCAGGAACTTGCCACAGTGGTGAAGAACGATATACCTGTTATAGTGGCTATCCTAAACAACGGATTTCTGGGCATGGTCAGGCAGTGGCAGGACCTGTTCTTTGATAAGAGGTATTCATTTACCAGTATTGATAATAGTGTTGACTTTGTCAAGCTGGCAGAAGCATATGGTGCGCTTGGTCTTAGGGTTACTAAACCAGAAGATGTGGGACCGGCATTAAAGGAAGCCGTTGATTCAGGCCGGCCAACTATAATAGACTTTGTAGTTGATCGGGAAGAGAATGTGTCGCCCATGGTACCGGCTGGTGCAGCTATAAATGAAATACTTGACCTGGAGGCCTGA
- a CDS encoding 2-isopropylmalate synthase: MVLFVNRDIRFLDTTLRDGEQTPGVALSTKDKLLIAHKLDTLGVNIIEAGSAITSKGEREAIRAVANEGLNAEICSYCRVRNEDIDLALECDVDSIHLVVPVSDLHIKSKLKKDRETVKQMALDATVYARDHGLIVELSGEDASRADMGFLRSLYSEGIEAGADRVVFCDTVGLLVPEKTYEIFKELSTLSKPVAIHCHNDFGFATANTISALRGGASEAHVTINGIGERAGNTSLEEVVMGLENLYDYTSNIKLDEIYTTSRLVSRLTGIPVAPNKAIVGGNAFTHEAGIHVHGLIADTSTYEPMKPETIGRQRKIVLGKHAGKSSVIMALKELDLDVSDVQLNEIVARIKELGDKGKHVTDADLEIIAETVLNITCEPKVKLEELTVVSGNMVTPTASIKMKVNGDVIVEAGVGDGPVDAAIAALRKGIAGVADIRLEEYHVDAITGGTDALVEVWVKLNKEGKVITARGARTDIIMASVEAVLEGINRLMK; encoded by the coding sequence ATCGTTTTATTTGTCAATAGAGATATCCGATTTTTAGATACAACACTCAGGGATGGCGAACAAACCCCGGGAGTTGCGCTTTCGACTAAAGATAAGTTGTTAATTGCACACAAACTTGATACCCTTGGTGTCAATATTATCGAAGCTGGTTCTGCAATCACTTCTAAAGGTGAGAGAGAAGCCATACGTGCAGTTGCCAATGAGGGGCTAAATGCTGAGATCTGCAGCTACTGCCGGGTACGCAATGAAGATATAGATCTTGCACTGGAATGCGATGTGGATTCAATCCACCTGGTTGTACCGGTATCTGACCTGCATATCAAAAGCAAGCTAAAAAAAGACAGGGAAACTGTGAAACAAATGGCCCTGGATGCTACAGTATATGCCAGGGACCATGGCCTCATTGTGGAACTTAGCGGTGAGGACGCCTCACGGGCAGATATGGGCTTTTTAAGATCCCTGTACAGTGAAGGTATTGAAGCCGGAGCAGACAGGGTCGTGTTCTGTGATACTGTGGGACTACTGGTCCCTGAAAAGACCTATGAGATATTCAAGGAACTCTCAACCCTTAGCAAGCCCGTGGCAATACACTGTCACAATGACTTCGGGTTTGCGACCGCCAATACAATATCGGCCCTGAGAGGCGGTGCATCAGAAGCACACGTTACTATAAACGGCATAGGTGAGAGGGCTGGAAATACATCTCTTGAAGAAGTTGTAATGGGTCTGGAAAACCTTTACGATTATACCTCAAATATCAAATTGGATGAAATATACACCACATCCAGGCTTGTGAGCAGACTGACAGGCATCCCTGTGGCCCCAAATAAGGCCATTGTAGGTGGAAATGCTTTCACACATGAAGCAGGTATCCACGTCCACGGCCTGATAGCTGACACATCAACATATGAACCTATGAAACCCGAAACCATTGGCAGGCAGAGAAAGATCGTGCTTGGCAAACATGCGGGCAAAAGTTCGGTTATAATGGCATTGAAAGAGCTGGATCTTGATGTAAGTGATGTACAACTGAATGAGATCGTGGCCAGGATAAAAGAGCTTGGTGATAAAGGGAAACATGTTACAGATGCAGACTTGGAGATCATAGCCGAAACAGTACTGAACATCACCTGTGAACCAAAGGTCAAGCTTGAAGAATTGACAGTGGTATCAGGTAATATGGTTACACCAACTGCTTCTATCAAGATGAAAGTCAACGGAGACGTGATAGTGGAGGCTGGAGTGGGAGATGGTCCTGTTGATGCGGCCATTGCAGCCCTGCGTAAAGGTATAGCAGGTGTTGCCGACATCAGGCTTGAAGAATATCATGTTGATGCAATTACCGGCGGAACTGATGCCCTGGTAGAGGTTTGGGTAAAACTGAACAAGGAAGGCAAGGTGATCACTGCCAGGGGTGCAAGGACAGATATTATCATGGCATCTGTGGAAGCTGTTCTTGAAGGAATAAACAGGCTGATGAAATAG
- the ilvN gene encoding acetolactate synthase small subunit produces the protein MKHTLAILVENRSGVLTRVAGLFSRRGFNIESLAVGVTDNPDISRMTIVVSGDDHVLEQVIKQLNKLIDVIRVNDFEPGETIERELAFFKVKVDKGNRSEVMQIVDVFRAQIVDVGVKSLIVAVTGTNDKIDAIEKLLRGFGILEVVRTGTVAMNRGAKTVKPGK, from the coding sequence TTGAAACACACACTTGCAATACTTGTGGAAAACAGATCCGGGGTCTTAACAAGAGTGGCAGGACTATTTAGCCGCAGGGGTTTTAATATAGAAAGCCTTGCAGTTGGAGTAACGGACAATCCTGATATATCAAGAATGACTATTGTCGTATCAGGTGATGACCATGTACTTGAACAGGTGATCAAGCAGTTGAATAAGCTCATTGATGTTATCAGGGTCAATGATTTTGAACCCGGCGAGACCATTGAGCGGGAACTTGCATTTTTCAAGGTCAAGGTCGATAAAGGCAACCGTTCAGAGGTTATGCAGATAGTAGATGTATTCAGGGCCCAGATCGTAGATGTCGGTGTTAAGAGTTTGATAGTGGCTGTTACCGGAACAAATGATAAGATCGATGCCATTGAGAAACTCTTGCGGGGTTTCGGGATCCTGGAAGTTGTCCGTACAGGTACAGTTGCAATGAATCGCGGTGCTAAGACGGTAAAACCGGGAAAATAA